CGTCGCTCTTCTCTTGATCCTGGCCAGCTGTCTGACCAGCATTGTTGATTTGAGAGCACGGCGTGGAGTGCTGCGGAGCGTTCAGCGCTGCTGACGTGCGTGGTGTAGAGATAGCCGACTGCTGTCGTTGGGCGAGACCCGAGCAGCTGTCACTGCCGACGTGAGGCTGTGCTGGTTGAATCAATGCCTCATGCCTTGACTCAGACGCTGGGTTGTTATTTGTGGGGCCGCTGCTGGCTGAGGCAGCTGAGCGTGGGGAAATTAGCTCTTCCTCTCTCCTTGCTGCTGCACTACTGGGGCTTTCCTGTCGCTTGGTCACAGTGTTCTGACTGGGCTCCCCGACCGCACTCTTTGCTTTGCCTGCCAGCGCTCTTTGCCTCTCTCGTCGAAGGTTGGCATTGATCTGTGGTGACGCAGCCGCTGCAGCCTGCAGGTCAAAGTTCAAGTTAACAAGGGTGTGAGGTACTGGGGCATCTTTCGATGTCTTCTCTGCAGCGCTGctgatgtcataacttcctcGTGTCAGGGTTTTCTCCTTAGAGCTGCCTTCCGATTCGCATCCTGAACTATCATAAGTATATGCTCCTTCCCTTTTGGAATGTGAATGTTTAGGGCTTACACCGGGGCTAAGAGATTCTACTGGAGCTACGATGGGGTATTGGTGAAGTCCTGGGACACTGCAAGATTTGACTGTGACTTTGGTAGCTACATCATCTATAGTTGGTGAAAGGGAACTAACCGACCCACTTACACTCACACAGCTTGAGGTGATGTCAAGGTCAGAGGGTGTGCTTCCTTGACGTTTGACCCCTCTTGGCTCATCAGTGAACACGCTCTTGTAGGGCTTGGGCCCTCCTATGAGTTTGGAAAGACTTCCCGGACTGGACAGACTAAGGGATGACCCTGAGCTTAAGGTACTGGTGACAGAGGAACAACGGCCTATATGCTGATAGCTATTAGTTTTTACGGGACTTAGAGGGATAATATGGGTCGGCGATTCTGCTCGCTTCTGATTGATGTTGGCATTTATCTCCTGTACTTCACCGTCACCACCAGTACCCTTCTTTGTATTCTGGTTCTGGAGATGCCAAATGTCCCCCTCGTATTCAGGGTTGATGAAGCAGGTGGTGGTCGTTGATGTCGTGAATACCGACGTGGTGTTGATGTTTGACAGAGCTGTCCTGATCCTAGACTGGTTGTTGCCATTctgctcctcctcctccttcagCTCCGCCAAGCACCGGTTATAGGTATCTACAACTTGGGATGTGGATTTATCACGGTATAAGGGCGGAGATGCCTTTGGGGTCTGGGTTTCCTTGGCGATGGATATCTTGGTGTTGGAGGAGTTCTCATTCCGTTGCTTCTTGGACTTTGTCGAGGACTTGGAGGGGGTGGTGTCGTCAGGGGAAGGGTTGTTCTTCTTGCGGCGGAAGGATGGGAGTTTGGGTATGAAGGAGCGTTTGCCCTTCTTGGGGTTCTTATCCTCGCTGGATGACATCCTTTCATCATCTGCCTCATCTTACTCCCTAAAAtgcacaagaaaaataaagaaaaataacctATTATTTATGGTTATTATGATGTATACCACTATAAAACACGTGGCTAAAAGGCCAAGACTATCCTAACAAAGAGATGAGTTTAATAAGTAGagaacacacaaacacacattaatttaaatttatcaaaatcagaaagaaatgtaaaaagCTATGACATTATCTTTCGCTTTTAATAATGTCATTCAACTTTTGTATTtcttaaagaaatatgaaatactttGAAACCTTTTGGAAAAATGTGGaatttttgtaataaacatATTGGAATTTGATGAACAGTTtccctattgtcaaatctgcaatATGGAAACATTGTACTGTatcattcataaaataatatacaatatgGTGAGTATATATCATTGACCGTCTCATTTGAATATCACTATGTTAAGCATACAATATCATAAATGTTATTAAGAAAATTAATCAAAGTTTCCCACTGTCATAACTCCCCtactttatcaattttgatgaaattttcagcattatgctttatttgatatttttatttttgtttaaatcatcTGATTGTTGAGACTACCCTATTAAAGTTTAAAAGCACATTTCAATTAGCACAACATTATCTGCCTAAAGTTCAAAAGCTGTATATTAAACCAtgctttgaaattcaatatattttgttatctaGCCCCCTCTCTAGacaatgttttgattt
This region of Lytechinus variegatus isolate NC3 chromosome 18, Lvar_3.0, whole genome shotgun sequence genomic DNA includes:
- the LOC121432027 gene encoding uncharacterized protein LOC121432027 isoform X2, which codes for MSSSEDKNPKKGKRSFIPKLPSFRRKKNNPSPDDTTPSKSSTKSKKQRNENSSNTKISIAKETQTPKASPPLYRDKSTSQVVDTYNRCLAELKEEEEQNGNNQSRIRTALSNINTTSVFTTSTTTTCFINPEYEGDIWHLQNQNTKKGTGGDGEVQEINANINQKRAESPTHIIPLSPVKTNSYQHIGRCSSVTSTLSSGSSLSLSSPGSLSKLIGGPKPYKSVFTDEPRGVKRQGSTPSDLDITSSCVSVSGSVSSLSPTIDDVATKVTVKSCSVPGLHQYPIVAPVESLSPGVSPKHSHSKREGAYTYDSSGCESEGSSKEKTLTRGSYDISSAAEKTSKDAPVPHTLVNLNFDLQAAAAASPQINANLRRERQRALAGKAKSAVGEPSQNTVTKRQESPSSAAARREEELISPRSAASASSGPTNNNPASESRHEALIQPAQPHVGSDSCSGLAQRQQSAISTPRTSAALNAPQHSTPCSQINNAGQTAGQDQEKSDEVVLTRVRSVTSPIPLKTSRALYALSHIQLSAMRNKLRSESFDSSDLDSLASDDLMCEADNTFLDPSDESHPTQGNGMPGEQGFSPYPNSAKGKRLRNNSIEFLVASFDKRHRHHSTGQSYGPYSTNSPRGNLRNHGSSPAVGRDTILVEASTYRQMVQDLSSMKTAPWQTQQDASRSESSSRNACSLPA